One region of Terricaulis silvestris genomic DNA includes:
- a CDS encoding enoyl-CoA hydratase/isomerase family protein, which produces MEPYLKLDRDGAIATVTINRAERRNAITNDMMEALAAIAGDFAKDEQTRAVIFRGEGTDFSVGADLNQPRFQGQAAASLLMRRRRAELGATLLRAIQEIHQPTICAVQGVATGAGACIASACDFRIGTDDARVGYGEVKLGINLMWNALPLCVHLIGPARAKQMIMTGQLFDAATLERWGFFDALAPASELSTTARAWAETYAALPPLAVQMIKRSVNQVSGALDRAVMHMDADQWLLASQSDDFREGVSAFFERRKPEFKGN; this is translated from the coding sequence GTGGAGCCCTACCTCAAGCTAGATCGCGATGGCGCGATCGCGACGGTCACCATCAATCGCGCCGAGCGGCGCAACGCCATCACCAACGACATGATGGAGGCGCTGGCCGCAATCGCCGGTGATTTCGCCAAGGATGAGCAAACCCGCGCCGTCATATTCCGCGGCGAAGGGACCGACTTCTCCGTCGGCGCTGACCTCAACCAGCCGCGGTTTCAAGGCCAAGCCGCCGCGTCATTGCTGATGCGGAGACGCCGCGCTGAACTGGGCGCGACGCTACTGCGCGCCATCCAAGAGATTCACCAGCCAACGATATGCGCCGTGCAAGGGGTAGCGACAGGCGCCGGCGCCTGCATCGCGTCGGCCTGCGACTTCCGCATTGGCACCGACGATGCCCGCGTCGGCTATGGCGAGGTCAAGCTCGGCATCAATCTGATGTGGAACGCCTTGCCGCTCTGCGTTCACCTGATCGGCCCCGCGCGGGCCAAGCAAATGATCATGACCGGTCAACTCTTCGACGCCGCCACGCTTGAGCGATGGGGTTTCTTCGATGCGCTGGCGCCGGCGTCCGAACTCTCAACGACCGCCCGCGCTTGGGCCGAGACTTACGCGGCGTTGCCGCCGCTCGCGGTTCAGATGATCAAGCGCAGCGTCAATCAGGTCTCAGGCGCGCTCGATCGCGCGGTCATGCACATGGACGCCGACCAATGGCTGCTCGCCAGCCAAAGCGATGACTTCCGCGAAGGCGTCTCTGCATTCTTCGAGCGCCGGAAGCCTGAGTTCAAAGGCAATTGA
- a CDS encoding TIGR02301 family protein, producing MKIRTAFCVLALVFSVAAAPAFAQQQQQPRAQQEGPVRGEEWYRAQLVELSEVLGGSHYLRILCDGRGDQRWRDYMRGVIEREPQHNAALVEGFNRGYRNEEARFPVCDSNTRQMEAELRARGLRVAQGLSARHASPRAEH from the coding sequence ATGAAAATCCGCACCGCTTTCTGCGTGCTGGCGCTGGTTTTTAGCGTCGCCGCCGCGCCCGCTTTTGCGCAGCAACAACAGCAACCGCGCGCTCAGCAAGAAGGCCCGGTGCGCGGCGAGGAATGGTATCGCGCTCAGCTGGTCGAACTTTCCGAAGTGCTGGGCGGCTCGCACTATCTGCGCATCTTATGCGACGGACGCGGCGATCAGCGTTGGCGCGATTATATGCGCGGCGTGATCGAGCGCGAACCGCAACACAATGCGGCTTTGGTCGAGGGGTTCAACCGCGGCTACCGCAACGAGGAAGCGCGCTTCCCGGTGTGCGACTCCAACACGCGCCAGATGGAAGCTGAACTGCGCGCGCGCGGGCTTCGGGTGGCGCAGGGCTTGAGCGCCCGGCACGCGTCGCCCCGTGCCGAACACTGA
- a CDS encoding amidase: MTISRRELVASAAALSSLTVACASPAADTAAPSDALGDSDATAIAARIRNREITATEALEAAIARAERVNPQLNFIASPMYDAARERAQTALSGPFAGVPTLIKDLLPVTGWPTKYGSRAFERFVPTEQSPYADALFASGLVPFGKSTTPEFGLTATTESLLQGATRNPWDVTRSSGGSSGGAAVAVAARVVPVAHASDGGGSIRIPASCNGLFGLKPSRGRTFVSGTPDPGIQISVNGCVSRSVRDSAAWLAATEQTGAGAALPATGVVSGPNRQRLRIIVDIPNALGNEPDLEVRAAVESAAELCRSLGHEVREQRAAFNGRQFSEDFILIWANGSLEVVELVRGMAPAGTPLEALLEPLTLELAAHARAQGPAAVVAAVARLRQVEVQYAAMFSNADIYLTPVLAKPPIALGQIDGSKGMAVFATLSDYVGYTPLQNVAGAPAMSVPLAWSAGGLPIGSHFSAPAGQERRLLELAYELEQAQPWASRRPTVNAG, translated from the coding sequence ATGACGATTTCACGACGCGAGTTGGTGGCAAGCGCTGCAGCCTTGAGCAGCCTCACCGTGGCCTGCGCCAGCCCGGCGGCGGACACCGCCGCGCCATCCGACGCGCTGGGCGATTCTGACGCCACCGCGATCGCCGCGCGTATCCGCAACCGCGAGATCACGGCGACGGAAGCGTTGGAGGCCGCGATCGCGCGCGCGGAGCGCGTGAACCCGCAGCTGAACTTTATCGCGTCGCCGATGTATGATGCTGCGCGCGAGCGTGCGCAAACGGCGTTGAGCGGGCCGTTCGCGGGCGTGCCGACTTTGATCAAGGATCTGCTGCCGGTCACCGGCTGGCCGACCAAGTACGGAAGCCGCGCGTTCGAGCGCTTCGTGCCGACCGAGCAATCCCCCTATGCTGACGCGCTGTTCGCGTCTGGCCTGGTGCCGTTCGGCAAATCGACGACGCCGGAGTTCGGCCTCACCGCGACGACTGAATCGCTGTTGCAAGGCGCGACGCGCAATCCTTGGGATGTCACCCGCTCCAGCGGCGGGTCATCCGGCGGCGCGGCCGTCGCGGTTGCGGCGCGCGTTGTGCCGGTGGCGCATGCGAGTGATGGCGGCGGGTCGATCCGCATTCCCGCGTCGTGCAACGGCCTGTTTGGCTTGAAGCCGTCGCGCGGTCGCACGTTTGTGTCTGGCACGCCCGATCCCGGCATTCAAATTTCGGTCAACGGCTGCGTCAGCCGTAGCGTCCGCGATAGCGCCGCATGGCTGGCCGCGACGGAGCAAACCGGCGCGGGTGCGGCGCTGCCGGCGACGGGTGTTGTTAGCGGGCCGAACCGTCAGCGCTTGCGCATCATCGTCGACATCCCGAATGCGCTCGGCAACGAGCCCGACCTGGAAGTCCGCGCCGCCGTAGAATCTGCCGCCGAACTTTGCCGCTCGCTCGGCCATGAAGTCCGCGAGCAGCGCGCGGCGTTCAACGGGCGCCAGTTCAGCGAAGACTTCATTCTGATCTGGGCCAACGGTTCGCTCGAAGTGGTTGAGCTGGTTCGCGGCATGGCGCCGGCGGGGACACCGCTTGAGGCGCTGCTTGAGCCGCTGACGCTGGAACTTGCCGCGCATGCTCGCGCTCAGGGCCCGGCCGCTGTTGTAGCGGCGGTTGCGCGGCTGCGGCAGGTCGAGGTCCAGTATGCGGCCATGTTCAGCAACGCCGACATTTACTTGACGCCGGTCTTGGCCAAGCCGCCGATCGCGCTGGGCCAGATTGACGGCTCGAAGGGCATGGCCGTGTTCGCCACGCTATCGGACTATGTGGGCTACACCCCGCTCCAGAACGTGGCCGGTGCGCCGGCCATGAGCGTGCCGTTGGCGTGGTCGGCCGGCGGGCTGCCGATCGGCAGCCACTTCTCGGCGCCCGCCGGTCAGGAGCGGCGCCTGCTTGAATTGGCGTACGAATTGGAACAAGCACAGCCATGGGCCTCGCGGAGGCCCACCGTGAACGCAGGCTGA
- a CDS encoding YcgN family cysteine cluster protein produces MTKTTLLDYQNSRRKRDATADAAPLEPGYWRRKTLTQMNEREWEALCDRCSKCCVISIEDTDTNVLYLTDVSCKLFDTKTCGCSDYANRKQYVPDCVKLTPKNVPKLDWLPRTCAYRLVAEGKDLYWWHPLISGDPETVHTSNASVRDKTRPEGRLKMAGLIKRITKWPDPMERPPSKPRRKRERR; encoded by the coding sequence ATGACCAAAACCACGCTCCTCGATTACCAAAACTCCCGCCGCAAACGCGACGCGACAGCCGACGCAGCGCCGCTGGAACCCGGCTACTGGCGCCGCAAAACGCTGACGCAAATGAACGAGCGCGAATGGGAAGCGCTGTGCGACCGCTGCAGCAAATGCTGCGTCATCTCCATCGAAGACACCGACACCAACGTGCTCTATCTCACCGACGTCTCCTGCAAACTGTTTGACACCAAAACATGCGGCTGCAGCGATTACGCCAACCGCAAACAATACGTGCCGGATTGCGTGAAGCTCACGCCGAAGAACGTGCCCAAACTGGATTGGCTGCCGCGCACCTGCGCCTATCGCCTCGTCGCCGAAGGCAAGGACCTCTACTGGTGGCACCCGCTGATCTCGGGCGATCCCGAAACCGTGCACACGTCGAACGCCTCCGTCCGCGACAAAACGCGGCCAGAGGGCCGCCTAAAAATGGCCGGCCTGATCAAGCGCATCACCAAGTGGCCTGATCCGATGGAACGGCCGCCATCAAAGCCAAGACGCAAACGCGAGCGGCGCTAG
- a CDS encoding macro domain-containing protein, with product MNAPFEVLVGRIETLVVDAVVNAANRRLLPGSGVDGSLREAAGPELTKHTARMPALSDGEAVITPAFKAPARFIIHVAAPVWTEPGPEGEKVKGLAGCYTSAIKMAASRAFKSIAFPCLGTGNFGWPRGFACAIAIAACEEAAASAPTLERVVFCCFTEDDAALYRTGLSDA from the coding sequence ATGAATGCACCGTTCGAAGTTCTGGTGGGACGGATTGAGACGCTGGTTGTTGACGCCGTCGTCAACGCCGCGAACCGCCGGCTGTTGCCGGGTTCCGGCGTCGATGGCTCATTGCGCGAAGCGGCCGGGCCGGAGCTCACCAAGCATACTGCGCGCATGCCTGCTTTGAGCGATGGCGAGGCGGTGATCACGCCGGCGTTCAAAGCGCCCGCGCGGTTCATCATCCATGTCGCGGCGCCGGTGTGGACCGAGCCTGGGCCGGAGGGCGAGAAGGTGAAGGGGCTGGCGGGCTGCTACACGTCGGCGATCAAGATGGCAGCTTCGCGCGCGTTCAAGTCGATCGCGTTTCCGTGCTTGGGCACCGGGAATTTTGGTTGGCCGCGCGGGTTTGCGTGCGCAATTGCAATTGCGGCGTGTGAGGAAGCGGCGGCGAGCGCGCCGACGCTGGAGCGCGTTGTGTTTTGCTGTTTCACCGAAGACGACGCCGCGCTTTATCGCACGGGTCTAAGTGACGCTTAG
- a CDS encoding YMGG-like glycine zipper-containing protein, protein MRGQALFAASAFAMMAFAQPASAQQYRTYHDEHVSTQQCQQSRQNRTAGGAVIGGILGAVLGHNVAGGHGSRDEGTALGAVVGAVAGGAIGRNSAQCDRQVRGSYDPYYGQNQYPDQGYYGNEDYRDDRYRDDRYRDTQYRGGDDYYRGECRPGEVITEDRWGREVREQVTLCRGSDGRWRPE, encoded by the coding sequence ATGCGAGGTCAAGCTTTGTTCGCCGCTTCCGCGTTCGCCATGATGGCGTTCGCCCAGCCGGCGTCAGCCCAACAATACCGCACCTATCACGACGAGCACGTCTCGACGCAACAATGTCAGCAGTCGCGCCAGAACCGCACGGCCGGTGGCGCCGTGATCGGCGGCATCTTGGGCGCGGTGCTTGGGCACAACGTCGCTGGCGGCCATGGCTCGCGCGATGAAGGCACGGCGCTTGGCGCTGTTGTCGGCGCGGTGGCGGGCGGCGCGATTGGGCGCAACTCGGCGCAATGCGACCGCCAAGTGCGCGGTTCGTATGACCCGTATTACGGCCAGAACCAGTATCCGGACCAAGGCTATTACGGCAACGAAGACTATCGCGACGATCGCTATCGTGACGACCGTTATCGCGACACGCAATATCGCGGCGGCGACGACTACTATCGCGGCGAGTGCCGTCCTGGCGAAGTGATCACCGAAGATCGCTGGGGCCGTGAAGTGCGCGAGCAAGTCACGCTGTGCCGCGGCTCGGACGGCCGCTGGCGCCCGGAATAA
- a CDS encoding TlyA family RNA methyltransferase — MARIRADLLLVSRGLVESRAKARAAIEAGGVLADGALVQKPSDLIEETAALAVTPPHPWVSRGGVKLAAALDAFGVDPAARICLDVGASTGGFTQVLLTRGAARVYAVDVGSAQLHVSLRDDPRIINLERTDARTLTPAQITEPPTLIVCDASFIGAAKVLATPLALAAPNADLIALIKPQFEAGPNAGRAGVLTEDVARAAAQATIAALDGVENFRTVAVIDSPIRGGDGNLELLLHARR; from the coding sequence ATGGCACGCATCCGCGCCGATCTGCTGCTCGTGTCACGCGGCCTCGTCGAGAGCCGCGCCAAAGCGCGCGCCGCGATCGAAGCGGGCGGTGTTCTGGCGGACGGCGCGCTTGTGCAAAAACCGTCCGACCTGATCGAGGAAACCGCCGCGCTGGCTGTCACGCCACCACACCCATGGGTGTCACGCGGCGGCGTGAAGTTGGCAGCGGCGCTAGACGCCTTCGGCGTCGATCCCGCGGCCCGCATCTGCCTCGATGTCGGCGCCTCCACCGGCGGCTTCACGCAAGTCCTGCTCACGCGCGGCGCGGCCCGCGTCTACGCCGTCGACGTCGGCAGCGCCCAGCTCCACGTCTCACTCCGCGACGACCCGCGCATCATCAACCTAGAACGCACCGACGCCCGCACCCTCACGCCGGCGCAGATCACCGAACCGCCAACGCTCATCGTCTGCGACGCCAGCTTCATCGGCGCCGCCAAAGTACTGGCGACACCACTCGCGCTCGCAGCGCCCAACGCCGATCTCATCGCGCTGATCAAACCGCAATTCGAAGCCGGCCCCAACGCCGGCCGCGCCGGCGTCCTCACCGAAGACGTCGCCCGCGCCGCCGCGCAGGCCACCATCGCAGCGCTCGACGGCGTCGAAAACTTCCGAACCGTCGCCGTGATCGATTCCCCCATCCGCGGCGGCGACGGCAATCTTGAACTGCTGCTCCACGCGCGCCGCTAA
- the ygfZ gene encoding CAF17-like 4Fe-4S cluster assembly/insertion protein YgfZ, with amino-acid sequence MTGPTRLDRALIRISGPDARNFLNNLLTQSLDHLVWPGLRYGALLTPQGKVIADMMIWAAGDDAVVLDADPSRGADLLRRLTMYKLRSQVEIADVSDKHNVLVADDVFGEAQLDPRLPALGWRALSAIRSPDGAAAYESKRIALGVPDLARDAGLDEVFAGEALLDELNGIDFQKGCFVGQENVSRMKRRATTRKKFCPVVFEGEALAPTTPVLAGQAQIGTIRTGASRRAIALLRLDRALEAAQTGKILTAGGRVIRLDPPAWLILPQRDPA; translated from the coding sequence ATGACCGGCCCCACCCGCCTCGATCGCGCGCTGATCCGCATTTCCGGACCGGACGCGCGGAATTTTCTGAATAATCTGCTGACTCAGAGTTTGGACCATTTGGTTTGGCCAGGCTTGCGCTATGGCGCGCTGCTGACGCCGCAAGGCAAAGTGATTGCCGACATGATGATCTGGGCTGCTGGCGATGACGCGGTTGTGCTCGATGCTGACCCGAGCCGTGGCGCCGATCTGTTGCGGCGGCTTACGATGTATAAGTTGCGGTCTCAGGTCGAGATCGCGGACGTTTCGGATAAGCACAACGTGCTGGTGGCTGACGACGTGTTCGGCGAAGCGCAGCTTGATCCGCGTTTGCCGGCGCTGGGCTGGCGTGCACTCTCCGCCATTCGGTCGCCAGATGGCGCGGCAGCGTATGAATCGAAACGCATCGCACTCGGCGTCCCCGATCTGGCGCGCGACGCTGGGCTTGATGAAGTGTTTGCCGGCGAGGCACTGCTCGACGAGTTGAACGGCATCGATTTCCAGAAGGGCTGTTTCGTCGGGCAGGAGAATGTCAGCCGCATGAAGCGGCGCGCGACGACGCGGAAGAAGTTCTGTCCGGTCGTGTTTGAGGGCGAGGCGTTGGCACCGACGACGCCAGTCCTCGCCGGTCAAGCCCAGATTGGTACGATTCGTACGGGCGCGTCGAGGCGCGCCATTGCGCTGCTGCGGCTCGACCGGGCGCTGGAGGCGGCACAAACGGGCAAAATATTGACTGCTGGAGGCCGCGTCATTCGCCTTGATCCGCCCGCTTGGCTGATCTTGCCGCAACGCGATCCGGCCTGA
- a CDS encoding class I SAM-dependent RNA methyltransferase: MKRMNRLARARPFQAARQGRSAPPAAPEERILEISAIGGRGDAVTAGAEGPIYAPFALPGEKVRALVTGGRADVVEVLEPSADRQAAACRHFGRCGGCQLQHWKDGPYLAWKREQVVEALERRGLGGAVVDATIPAWGEGRRRAAFHAARFKGQARIGFIERGGARLTPITQCPVLVPALEALALKLGPLAELILPQRGEITLQCLATDAGVDVAIKGAGRPQALHRAALEALSNAANDLNLARLSMDGEVVVERAKPALRMGRAVVHPPPGAFLQPTAQGEETLSRLAMEALAGAERVIDLFSGIGTFALRAAEFTDVVAAESDADMLSALKKAADSAGSALRDVQILRRDLLRTPLSSLEMKKFDAAVIDPPRSGARLQAEQIARSPVRKVAYVSCDAGSFARDVKVMIEHGFQLTRVTPVDQFRWSPHVEVVGALER; this comes from the coding sequence ATGAAGCGTATGAACCGCCTCGCACGGGCCAGGCCCTTCCAGGCCGCCCGACAGGGGAGATCGGCCCCACCGGCCGCCCCTGAGGAGCGAATCCTGGAGATTTCGGCCATCGGTGGCCGGGGCGACGCGGTTACCGCGGGCGCCGAAGGCCCAATCTATGCGCCGTTCGCGCTGCCGGGCGAAAAGGTGCGCGCCTTGGTCACAGGCGGCCGCGCCGACGTGGTCGAGGTGCTGGAACCGAGCGCCGACCGCCAAGCCGCCGCCTGCCGCCATTTCGGCCGCTGCGGCGGCTGCCAGCTGCAGCACTGGAAGGACGGGCCGTACCTCGCCTGGAAGCGCGAGCAGGTGGTCGAAGCGCTCGAACGGCGCGGCCTCGGCGGCGCCGTCGTCGATGCAACCATCCCCGCCTGGGGCGAAGGCCGCCGCCGCGCCGCCTTCCACGCCGCGCGCTTCAAAGGCCAAGCCCGCATCGGTTTCATCGAACGCGGCGGCGCGCGGCTGACGCCGATCACGCAATGTCCCGTGCTCGTGCCTGCGTTGGAAGCTCTCGCACTGAAGCTTGGCCCCCTCGCTGAGCTCATACTGCCGCAACGCGGCGAGATCACGCTGCAATGCTTGGCGACCGACGCGGGCGTCGATGTCGCGATCAAGGGCGCGGGGCGCCCGCAAGCTTTGCACCGCGCCGCGCTCGAAGCCTTGAGCAATGCCGCCAACGACCTGAACCTCGCGCGTCTCTCCATGGACGGCGAAGTCGTCGTCGAGCGCGCCAAGCCCGCGCTGCGCATGGGCCGCGCCGTCGTACACCCGCCGCCCGGCGCCTTCCTGCAACCCACGGCGCAAGGCGAGGAGACGCTTTCGCGGCTCGCCATGGAGGCGCTCGCTGGCGCCGAGCGCGTCATCGATCTCTTCTCCGGCATCGGCACCTTTGCGTTGCGCGCCGCCGAATTCACCGACGTCGTCGCCGCCGAGTCCGACGCCGACATGCTCTCCGCGCTCAAGAAAGCCGCCGACAGCGCCGGCAGCGCATTGCGCGACGTGCAGATCCTCCGCCGCGATTTGCTGCGCACGCCGCTCTCCAGCCTGGAGATGAAAAAGTTCGACGCCGCCGTCATCGATCCCCCACGCTCCGGCGCCCGCCTGCAAGCCGAGCAGATCGCGCGCTCGCCGGTGCGCAAGGTGGCCTACGTCTCCTGCGACGCCGGCAGCTTCGCCCGCGACGTCAAAGTCATGATCGAACACGGCTTCCAGCTGACCCGCGTCACCCCAGTCGATCAATTCCGCTGGAGTCCGCACGTCGAAGTGGTAGGGGCGTTGGAAAGATGA
- the pyrC gene encoding dihydroorotase: MSTFVMRRPDDWHVHLRDGSMLEAVVNFTARQFARAIVMPNLAPPITTVAAAEAYRSRILAALAPGLSFTPLMTCYLTDDSDAGEIERGFAAGVFTACKLYPAHATTNSSHGVTDIKNIRGALEAMQRIGMPLLLHGEVTDKNVDIFDREAVFIDRVLSKLVSDFPALKIVLEHITTEEAATFVAEGPTTLAATITAHHLDYNRNAMFEGGIRPHYYCLPVAKREHHRLALRKAATSGSAKFFLGTDSAPHAVSAKETACGCAGVFSAPHALESYAKVFDEENAMDRFEAFASENGPRFYGLPLNEDQIALERAAQSVPARISAGETEIVPFHADATLGWRLAGATAA; encoded by the coding sequence ATGAGTACGTTCGTGATGCGCCGGCCCGACGACTGGCACGTCCATCTCAGAGACGGCTCAATGCTCGAGGCCGTGGTCAATTTCACCGCGCGGCAATTTGCGCGCGCCATTGTCATGCCTAACCTTGCTCCGCCGATCACCACGGTTGCGGCGGCCGAAGCCTATCGATCGCGCATCTTGGCGGCGCTTGCGCCGGGGCTTTCCTTCACCCCGTTGATGACGTGCTACCTGACTGACGATAGCGACGCTGGCGAGATCGAGCGCGGTTTCGCCGCTGGCGTCTTTACCGCGTGCAAGCTTTATCCCGCGCACGCGACAACCAATTCCAGCCATGGCGTGACCGACATCAAAAATATTCGCGGCGCCTTGGAGGCGATGCAGCGCATCGGCATGCCATTGCTGCTGCATGGTGAGGTGACGGACAAAAACGTCGATATTTTTGACCGCGAAGCCGTGTTCATAGATCGCGTCTTGTCAAAGCTTGTTAGCGATTTTCCCGCGCTGAAGATCGTGCTTGAGCACATCACAACCGAAGAGGCGGCGACGTTCGTCGCGGAAGGACCCACCACGCTCGCGGCGACGATTACGGCGCATCATCTCGACTACAATCGCAACGCCATGTTCGAGGGCGGCATACGTCCGCACTATTATTGTCTTCCTGTCGCCAAGCGCGAACATCACCGTTTGGCGCTGCGCAAAGCCGCGACGTCAGGGTCCGCCAAGTTCTTCCTTGGCACCGATTCAGCGCCGCATGCGGTCAGCGCCAAGGAAACGGCTTGCGGTTGCGCAGGCGTTTTCAGCGCGCCGCATGCGCTCGAAAGTTACGCGAAGGTCTTCGACGAAGAAAACGCGATGGACCGTTTTGAGGCTTTCGCATCCGAGAACGGTCCGCGCTTTTACGGGCTTCCTTTGAACGAAGACCAGATAGCGCTGGAACGCGCGGCTCAATCCGTACCCGCACGCATCAGCGCCGGCGAAACGGAGATCGTGCCGTTCCACGCCGACGCCACACTCGGCTGGCGCCTTGCTGGCGCGACGGCGGCTTGA
- a CDS encoding class I SAM-dependent methyltransferase — MSLMRDIGRARYAAAQGARVAWYMSQYLLARRISGPFNRPGDPKFEPQAPEGDSTQIRTAFLDLFAQDRKNIEAGLYPAPQDIRVERAISALRNSANFFRDLPQVDQRRLERDGTEVREVAKGDGRYPNYYLQNFHYQTGGWLSEDSAKLYDTQVEILFGGAADAMRRIALGSLARGIKGTDQRRVKLADLASGNGRFLLQVLAAFPRIPATGLDLSPAYCDEARKRLEDWPQVEIVTGAVEQAPFEDGSFDAATCVYLFHELPPRIRRDAAREIARIVKPGGVFVLADSIQTGDSADLDRMLEYFPVGFHEPYFSSYLKEDFAALFGEAGFDLEQNELAFLTKVMRFRRRR, encoded by the coding sequence ATGAGCTTGATGCGCGATATCGGCCGCGCCCGTTATGCCGCCGCCCAGGGCGCGCGCGTGGCTTGGTACATGAGCCAGTATCTGCTCGCGCGCCGCATCTCCGGCCCCTTCAACCGCCCCGGCGATCCCAAGTTCGAACCGCAAGCGCCCGAAGGCGACAGCACGCAAATTCGTACGGCATTCCTCGATCTCTTCGCGCAAGACCGAAAGAACATCGAAGCCGGCCTCTATCCCGCGCCCCAAGACATCCGCGTCGAGCGCGCCATCTCGGCGCTCCGCAACTCCGCGAACTTCTTCCGCGATCTGCCGCAAGTCGATCAGCGCCGTTTAGAACGCGACGGCACCGAAGTGCGCGAAGTCGCCAAAGGCGACGGCCGCTACCCGAACTATTATCTGCAGAACTTCCACTACCAAACCGGCGGCTGGCTCTCGGAAGACAGCGCCAAGCTCTACGACACCCAAGTCGAGATCCTGTTCGGCGGCGCCGCCGACGCGATGCGCCGCATTGCGCTGGGCTCACTCGCGCGCGGCATCAAAGGCACGGACCAGCGCCGCGTAAAGCTCGCCGATCTCGCCAGCGGCAACGGCCGCTTCTTGCTGCAAGTCCTCGCCGCATTCCCGCGCATCCCCGCAACCGGCCTCGATCTCTCACCCGCCTATTGCGACGAAGCCCGCAAGCGCCTGGAAGACTGGCCGCAAGTGGAAATCGTCACCGGCGCCGTGGAGCAGGCGCCCTTCGAAGACGGCAGCTTCGATGCCGCCACCTGCGTCTACCTCTTCCACGAACTGCCACCACGCATCCGCCGCGACGCCGCGCGCGAGATCGCCCGCATCGTCAAACCCGGTGGCGTCTTCGTGCTGGCGGATTCAATCCAGACCGGCGACTCCGCCGACCTCGACCGCATGCTGGAATACTTCCCCGTCGGCTTCCACGAGCCCTACTTCAGCAGCTACCTAAAAGAAGATTTCGCTGCGCTGTTCGGCGAAGCGGGCTTTGACCTGGAGCAAAACGAACTCGCCTTCCTCACCAAGGTGATGCGCTTTCGCCGACGCCGGTAG
- a CDS encoding glycosyltransferase family 9 protein → MATVLFLAPADLGETVLASGALAHALSDERDLVSLCVADEARPLFRAVPGLRVFTPWKRAGRFVFFALLRGVRYDAVIDARGGWPGRIMPARRRIRLDDAKVLRHRVEEWTEAAGAPKALTPVITLDDQARTDAARLANDTAPVLVIAPGGVTADKRWPRERFAAVARRLAGGPISSAQVVVLGAGARDAETVRAIVSSLDADGITARGEALDLLAAAALMERATLCIGNDNALTHIAAAMGAPTLTLFGPTDERVRAPYGPRARTLRGRSLEEIAALPTLDAGAAMEDVSIDAVEAAATDLLHAGGLR, encoded by the coding sequence ATGGCCACCGTCCTTTTCCTCGCCCCCGCCGACCTCGGCGAGACCGTGCTCGCTTCGGGCGCGTTGGCGCATGCGCTGAGCGACGAGCGCGATCTGGTTTCGCTCTGCGTGGCCGATGAAGCGCGGCCATTGTTTCGCGCGGTGCCAGGTTTGCGCGTGTTCACACCATGGAAGCGCGCGGGACGCTTCGTGTTCTTCGCTCTGCTGCGCGGCGTGCGCTACGACGCCGTGATCGACGCGCGGGGCGGTTGGCCTGGCCGCATCATGCCGGCGCGCCGACGCATCCGTCTGGACGACGCCAAAGTGCTGCGCCACCGTGTCGAAGAATGGACGGAAGCCGCGGGCGCGCCAAAGGCGCTCACGCCGGTCATCACGCTCGACGACCAAGCCCGCACCGATGCCGCCCGTCTCGCGAACGACACTGCGCCTGTGTTGGTGATCGCACCCGGCGGTGTCACCGCTGACAAACGCTGGCCACGCGAACGCTTCGCCGCCGTCGCGCGGCGCTTAGCGGGTGGCCCAATCTCAAGCGCACAAGTCGTCGTCCTCGGCGCCGGCGCGCGCGACGCCGAAACCGTACGCGCCATCGTCTCTAGCCTTGACGCCGACGGCATCACCGCGCGCGGCGAAGCGCTCGACCTGCTCGCCGCCGCCGCCTTGATGGAACGCGCCACGCTCTGCATCGGCAACGACAACGCGCTGACCCACATCGCCGCCGCCATGGGTGCGCCGACGCTGACTTTGTTCGGCCCCACCGACGAACGCGTCCGCGCGCCGTACGGCCCACGTGCGCGAACCTTGCGGGGCAGGAGCTTGGAAGAGATTGCAGCGCTCCCAACGCTGGACGCGGGCGCTGCAATGGAGGATGTCAGCATCGACGCGGTGGAAGCTGCCGCAACTGATCTGCTGCATGCCGGAGGCTTGAGATGA